One Mycolicibacterium rufum genomic window, CACCGACGAGAAACCGGTGCTTCACGTGCTGTTATGGCAACGCGCCCTGGACCCGCAGCGCGGCAGGTGGTCGCTGCCCGGCGGCCGACTGGGCCACGACGAGACGCTGACCTATTCGGTGCGCCGCCAACTCGCCGAGAAGGTCGATCTGCGTGAACTCGCTCACCTCGAACAGTTGGCGGTCTTCTCCGAGCCCGACCGGGTGCCGGGCGACCGCACGATCGCGTCCACCTTCCTCGGCCTGGTGCCCTCCCCCGCAACCCCCGAACTGCCCCCGGACACCCGGTGGCACCCGGTCAGCGACCTGCCGCCGATGGCCTTCGACCACGGCCCCATGGTTGATCACGCGCACAACCGACTGGTGGCCAAACTGTCGTACACGAACATCGGATTCGCCTTGGCGCCAGGCGAATTCGCCCTGTCCACGCTGCGCGACATCTACAGCGCCGCGCTCGGGCACCCCGTCGACGCGACGAACCTGCAGCGGGTGCTCGAACGTCGCCACGTCATCACCAGGACCGGCACCACGGCACGGTCGGGGCGCAGCGGCGGCCGCCCTGCCTCGCTCTACCGCTTCGCCGACGCGCGCTACCGGGTGACCGACGAATTCGCTGCATTGCGCCCGCCCGGGTGAGTCGGCTGGCTTCTTAACGCCTTCTTAAGTAAGAATGCCTGGATGGACTTGGGCAATGTGGCACGGGCGACCGGGGCCGAGTGGATCGGCCAACCCCACCACGAACCGCTCCGCCCGAAGCACCGCCCCGTCCTCCCCTCGGAGGATCCCTTCTACCAGCCGCCGGAGGGCTTCGAGCACGCCCGCCCCGGCACCGTGCTCCGCTCCC contains:
- a CDS encoding NUDIX hydrolase gives rise to the protein MPYRSTHHEVLAVVFQVRPQRGPDTDEKPVLHVLLWQRALDPQRGRWSLPGGRLGHDETLTYSVRRQLAEKVDLRELAHLEQLAVFSEPDRVPGDRTIASTFLGLVPSPATPELPPDTRWHPVSDLPPMAFDHGPMVDHAHNRLVAKLSYTNIGFALAPGEFALSTLRDIYSAALGHPVDATNLQRVLERRHVITRTGTTARSGRSGGRPASLYRFADARYRVTDEFAALRPPG